One genomic window of Desmospora activa DSM 45169 includes the following:
- a CDS encoding DUF420 domain-containing protein — MDQQTENNQNQGFHYTPWVVGLTIAINLIILILFLLPEADRFSHLDLTFLPMMNAIFNSFTTVFLAAALFFIKRKNITMHRRFIYAAFGSTSLFLITYLIYHGLAESTRYGGSGILAAIYYFILITHIILAAVIVPLALISFFRGINMKVEKHRKIARWTMPLWLYVSITGVIIYLMISPYY, encoded by the coding sequence ATGGATCAACAAACAGAAAACAACCAAAATCAAGGGTTTCACTATACGCCGTGGGTGGTGGGCCTCACCATTGCCATCAATCTGATCATATTGATCTTGTTTCTCTTGCCGGAAGCAGATCGATTTAGCCACCTCGATCTCACCTTTCTGCCGATGATGAATGCCATTTTTAACAGCTTCACCACTGTATTCCTGGCAGCGGCGCTTTTCTTTATCAAACGGAAAAACATTACGATGCATCGCCGCTTTATCTATGCGGCATTTGGATCGACGAGCCTGTTTTTGATCACCTACCTCATTTATCATGGGTTGGCGGAGTCCACCCGCTATGGGGGCAGTGGCATCCTGGCGGCGATCTATTATTTCATTCTGATCACACACATCATTTTAGCCGCGGTCATCGTACCCTTGGCTTTAATCTCTTTTTTCCGTGGGATCAACATGAAAGTGGAAAAACATCGCAAGATCGCGCGCTGGACGATGCCCTTGTGGCTTTATGTCAGTATTACCGGTGTGATCATTTACCTGATGATCTCTCCTTATTATTGA
- a CDS encoding DUF309 domain-containing protein has translation MQPDARESPLFTQFLYHFNVDRDYYECHEVLEELWMEEGRDPLYQGLLQVAVALFHCRNGNDNGARKLFRKALAKLRQQPGDSLGINLARLRQDCTRYLERLEQVEQKPFPFYNLTIDILDPQLQKRVGELTASASNGREVDL, from the coding sequence GTGCAGCCGGATGCGCGAGAGTCACCTCTGTTTACACAGTTTCTCTACCATTTCAATGTTGACCGCGATTATTATGAGTGTCATGAAGTGTTGGAGGAGCTGTGGATGGAGGAAGGGAGAGATCCTCTGTACCAAGGACTGTTGCAAGTGGCTGTCGCTTTGTTCCATTGTCGTAACGGCAATGATAATGGCGCCCGCAAGTTGTTTCGTAAGGCGTTGGCCAAACTGCGTCAACAACCGGGAGACAGCTTGGGGATCAATTTGGCCCGTTTGCGCCAAGATTGCACAAGGTACTTGGAGCGACTGGAACAGGTGGAACAAAAACCGTTTCCCTTTTATAATCTCACCATCGATATACTGGACCCTCAACTTCAAAAACGGGTGGGGGAGTTGACTGCCAGCGCTTCTAATGGAAGGGAGGTGGACTTGTGA
- a CDS encoding acyl-CoA thioesterase codes for METSIQIEVRPTEIDVMGHVNNAKYLEYMEWSREDWYNRSGLPFDVFTEMNIGTVTVNININYRKEARLGEKLTIFTRPIQKGRTSYVLEHIIINEQGERVADATVTSVTIDLEKRKSVPLPTPLAQRFDARDG; via the coding sequence ATGGAAACATCCATCCAGATTGAGGTACGACCGACAGAGATTGATGTGATGGGCCATGTAAACAATGCAAAATACCTGGAATATATGGAGTGGAGTCGGGAAGACTGGTACAACCGGAGCGGGCTTCCCTTTGATGTATTTACCGAAATGAATATCGGTACAGTGACCGTCAACATCAACATCAATTATCGCAAAGAGGCGCGACTGGGAGAAAAGTTGACGATTTTTACTCGCCCGATTCAAAAAGGACGCACCAGTTATGTGTTGGAACATATCATCATCAACGAACAGGGGGAGCGGGTGGCGGATGCGACGGTGACCAGTGTTACCATCGATTTAGAAAAAAGAAAGAGCGTCCCGTTGCCGACGCCGTTGGCGCAACGATTTGACGCTCGAGATGGTTAA
- a CDS encoding FxLYD domain-containing protein, producing the protein MKRLWLGVAACALLLGGCGKTSTEDDQMSIGKQLMKKEPPKVKLETDEAVSQAWKEKGKTKAHGALVLKNKGKTPVEVHSVRLDFKDEQGKVLAKEDILAVVPKIVKPGENVHIGATTDLQVSDPDRLETVTPTIEAEPAWKDPANVEAKQVEWKMGQDQMGTVEGSLINSSGEHVTDLFVTASLRDEEGKLLGVVNDYLNVSLKPEEKEAFKLRSGNIPADTIKEVSEVDVQAYPLFREEE; encoded by the coding sequence GTGAAACGGTTATGGCTTGGAGTAGCTGCCTGTGCTTTGTTATTGGGAGGTTGCGGCAAAACGAGTACTGAAGACGATCAGATGTCGATTGGAAAGCAGTTAATGAAAAAAGAGCCGCCTAAAGTTAAGCTGGAAACAGATGAAGCGGTAAGCCAAGCATGGAAAGAAAAGGGTAAAACAAAAGCACACGGAGCGCTTGTGTTGAAAAACAAAGGGAAGACGCCGGTTGAGGTTCATTCCGTGCGCTTGGATTTTAAGGATGAACAAGGAAAGGTTTTGGCAAAGGAAGATATTTTAGCCGTGGTGCCCAAAATCGTCAAACCGGGTGAAAATGTGCATATTGGCGCAACGACGGATTTGCAGGTGTCCGATCCGGATAGACTGGAAACAGTTACTCCTACGATTGAAGCGGAGCCGGCATGGAAAGATCCTGCCAATGTGGAAGCGAAGCAGGTAGAGTGGAAAATGGGCCAAGATCAGATGGGAACAGTGGAAGGCTCCTTGATTAACAGTAGCGGGGAACATGTCACTGATCTCTTCGTTACCGCCTCACTCCGTGATGAGGAAGGAAAATTGCTGGGTGTGGTAAACGACTATCTAAATGTTTCCCTTAAACCGGAAGAAAAAGAGGCATTTAAGCTGCGAAGTGGAAACATCCCTGCCGATACGATAAAAGAAGTCTCCGAAGTGGACGTCCAGGCGTACCCTTTATTTCGGGAAGAGGAATAG
- a CDS encoding acryloyl-CoA reductase, with the protein MSHPQTFRAWMVNQADNDFSMELKELTLNDLPVGDVLVKVEYSGVNYKDGLASIPRGRVVESYPMVPGIDLAGRVVESQDARYHVGQEVIVASAELGVSHFGGYSEYARVPGDWIVPLPAGLTLKEAMVLGTAGFTAAMSVERMEENGLTPEKGPVLVTGATGGVGSTAVAMLAQKGYTVAASTGKTDADAFLRDLGATEILRRDEVKPNPKRPLAKARWGGAVDPVGGEALSYLLSTTRFGGSVAVSGLTGGTSFTSTVFPFILRGINLLGIDSAHIGNDYRRRIWGRLASDLKPQALLERIHTAEVTLEELPHSLSTILKGEIRGRTLVHLSK; encoded by the coding sequence ATGAGCCACCCCCAAACATTTCGCGCATGGATGGTGAATCAGGCGGATAATGACTTTTCCATGGAACTAAAGGAGCTGACCCTCAATGATCTGCCTGTAGGAGATGTATTGGTAAAAGTGGAATATTCCGGGGTCAACTACAAAGACGGATTGGCCAGTATACCTCGTGGACGCGTGGTGGAATCTTATCCGATGGTTCCGGGAATCGATCTGGCCGGTCGGGTGGTCGAATCCCAGGATGCTCGTTATCACGTGGGGCAGGAAGTGATTGTGGCCAGTGCTGAATTGGGGGTTTCCCACTTTGGCGGCTACAGTGAATACGCCCGTGTGCCGGGGGATTGGATTGTGCCGTTGCCTGCGGGTCTCACTTTGAAAGAAGCGATGGTCCTAGGCACCGCCGGTTTTACCGCCGCTATGTCAGTCGAACGGATGGAGGAAAACGGACTGACTCCGGAAAAGGGACCAGTGTTGGTGACTGGTGCCACTGGTGGTGTAGGAAGTACAGCGGTTGCCATGCTGGCGCAAAAAGGATATACCGTGGCCGCCAGCACGGGAAAAACCGATGCCGATGCGTTTCTGCGTGATCTAGGCGCCACTGAGATTTTGCGGCGGGATGAGGTAAAGCCGAACCCCAAGCGTCCCCTGGCCAAAGCGCGATGGGGAGGAGCGGTGGACCCTGTCGGTGGGGAGGCGCTCTCCTATCTGTTGAGTACCACACGTTTTGGTGGATCGGTGGCGGTGAGCGGGTTGACGGGTGGAACCTCTTTTACCAGTACGGTTTTTCCCTTCATTTTACGGGGGATCAATTTATTGGGGATCGATTCCGCTCATATCGGCAATGATTATCGCCGTCGCATATGGGGTCGATTAGCTTCAGACCTAAAGCCCCAAGCCTTGCTGGAACGGATTCATACCGCCGAGGTGACACTGGAAGAGCTGCCTCATTCGCTGTCCACCATTTTAAAGGGCGAAATCCGAGGCCGTACTTTGGTTCATTTGTCTAAGTAA
- a CDS encoding YdcF family protein — translation MNGWWWFAPATLLFLFVFLRLYTRVIAFRQQALTGSTRESGIVLGAALQGDQPSPALQERLDYALALYQEGRFSTFLCCGGSLRRQISEAQAMKRYLIERGIPAPAILLEENSVNTAQNLAFARLILERHHLRTCFLITHDYHMYRACLHARRQGIDIVPAPCASKRLWIPYHRVRECFALIRWFLLRP, via the coding sequence ATGAACGGGTGGTGGTGGTTTGCCCCGGCAACGCTTCTCTTCCTATTCGTGTTTTTACGGTTATACACCCGTGTTATCGCGTTTCGCCAACAGGCGTTAACCGGATCTACACGCGAATCGGGAATCGTCCTGGGAGCGGCGCTACAAGGCGATCAACCCAGCCCTGCCCTGCAGGAGCGGCTGGATTACGCCCTCGCCCTGTACCAGGAAGGGCGATTTTCCACCTTTCTCTGTTGCGGCGGTTCCCTCCGCCGTCAAATCAGCGAGGCGCAAGCGATGAAGCGATATCTGATCGAGCGCGGAATCCCCGCTCCCGCTATTCTACTGGAGGAAAATTCCGTCAACACCGCGCAAAACCTCGCTTTTGCCCGCCTGATTTTGGAACGGCACCACTTGCGGACATGCTTTTTAATCACTCACGACTATCATATGTACCGTGCCTGTCTACATGCCCGCCGACAGGGAATCGATATCGTGCCGGCCCCTTGTGCCAGCAAACGTCTATGGATCCCCTACCACCGTGTCCGTGAATGTTTCGCTCTCATTCGTTGGTTCTTGTTGCGCCCTTAA
- a CDS encoding DUF1128 domain-containing protein, with protein sequence MNLEQPSKENITYMIEAIKGHLKLVNAGLIDPDDFELDQYEEIKDLYDMVERKKGNLTMMELDGILAELGDLRKSR encoded by the coding sequence ATGAATTTAGAGCAACCGAGCAAGGAAAACATCACCTATATGATCGAAGCGATAAAAGGGCACTTAAAGCTGGTCAATGCCGGTTTAATCGATCCCGATGATTTTGAACTGGATCAGTACGAAGAGATCAAAGATCTATACGACATGGTGGAAAGAAAAAAAGGAAATCTCACGATGATGGAATTGGACGGTATACTGGCGGAACTGGGCGATCTGCGCAAATCCCGGTGA